The DNA window CCTGGGACTGTTCACGGAGCTCTCCGCCGGCTACACGGCGACCGGGGGCGACAAGAAGAACCTTGACGGCCGGCAGATACTCTTTGGCGTCACCCTGCGGACCGACCACGTTTCGGGTTCGTTTTTAGGGCTGTAAGGGCGCGGGAAGCAGCTACATACAGGAGCGGACAAGCACATGGCAACCAGAACTCATACATTGACGATTCCGGCCTTACTCTTCGCGGCGCTCTTCTTCATGGCCGTCCTGCCGGGCGGCGCATGGGCGCGCAGCGAGAAGCTCGTCTACATTCAGGACTTCGCGATCGAGGAGGGATTCCCCGCGAACGATCCGGTGGGCAGGGACATCAAGAACCTGCTCGTGGAGGTCTTCCAGGCGAAGACCAGCTACGAGATAACCGAGGACCAGACCGTGGAGGCCGCCCTGGAAGAGGAGCAGCGCGCACAGGGGATCAACAAGTGCTCCGACGAAAACTGCATACGCGCCCTCATGGAAAGGATCGATTCCGAGCTCATGGTCTACGGGCGCGTCAAGAAGGCCGAGGGGAGCTATCACATAACGGCGAAGATGCTGGACCGGTCCTCGGGAGTCGCGCGGCTTTCCCGCATCCGCACCCTCAAGTTCAAGTACGACGACATGTTCGAGCGCGCGATCCGCGCGCTGGGGCTCTACCTGGTCACCGGCGACAACGACGCCATCGACCAGTTCCTGGAGAAGGTGCACGACCGCGAGGAGAACGAGGCGCTCATACTCAAGAGCAGCGAGCTTGAAAACAAGATGCAGGAGAAGCGGCTCGAGGCCGAGAAAAAGGTCCGCGAGGCCGCGGCCGAGTGGCGCCGGAGCATGCTCGCCCGCTCGCCGCAGCTCAGGGTCGGGTATGGGGCGGTCGTGACCACGCGCGAGCCGGATTTCGACAAGTATTATACCGATCGCAGCGCCTATTTCGTGGACTGGATCATCCGTATGAACTCGAGTATCGAGGCCGTGCCCAAGTACGACATGTACTACCGGCTGTTCTACAAGAGCATGCGCATGAGCGATTCCGCCGTCCAGGGCGGAACCATGTTCGAGGACCCGGTGACCCGCGGCAAGGCGGATATATACGGCATCGACTGGGGGCTCAGGATACGCTGGAGCGGCTATTTCATGATGACCTCGTTCGATTTCTACGTCCTGGGCGCCGTGCGGGGACAGTACTACCGCGAGCAGGCTCCCGATCCGCTCAACAACAAGGAAACGCTCAAGGTCGAGTTCTACTCGTTCGGGGGCTACGGCGGCGCGGGGATCGAGATCGCCTTTTTCAGGAACCTGGGCTTCTTCGTCGAGTTCAACACGGGCTACACCCCCGTGGGCGATTCCAAGGCCAACCTCGAGGGGAACCAGCTCTACTGCGGCGTAACCCTCCGGAGCGATTATACCACAATGGCCGGATGCATGTGAGTATTCTAATACCGAGGACAACTATGAAAACGATGAAATTATTCTTCCTGGCGCTCCTGCTCACCTGCATGGCCGGGTGTTCTTACGACATGTCGGACGTAATAGGCGACCACGAATCCAATGTGCTCGACCCTTCAAAGGGTTTTGATTCACAGGGGACCGATGCGCTGGTGTATGGAAAGGTGACCTGTGTGGGCGCTATTGATGCAGGTGCAACTGTTACCGTTCATGATGATGGCGGCACACTGGGAGAGCCTGTCATGACAGACGCCAACGGAATGTACGGCGTGCGTTTTAACGTCGTAGCGTTCGCTTATAATGTTCAGATCGATGTTTCGGGGACCTGTAGCGTGTTAAATGAACCTGTCTCCAGCATGATCGATGAAGGGGAATCCGTCAGAAAAGACGTGGTGCTACCGTGAAGACTGGTGCGGCTGTTTAACACACCGATCACAACTGATGCACATGTTCCCAATGCCCCGCGTTCCGCGGGGCGTTTCTCATCTCCAGGCCCCCATTATCGCCCCCATAGTAGAAGGCGCGGATTCGAATCCGCGCCTTCTACGACGCTCAATCCGCGTTGACATGCATGCGCGGTCTGGCTAAACTTAAAACCCTGAACCGCGACCGTGGAGACACATTATCGAAAAACGAAGGAGGGACCGTAGATGCACGCGAGCTGGATGGAAATGCGAACCGCACTGGCCCGCGGCAGGGCCGTCTGCGTCGCATGCGGCGCGGGCGCGCGTGATCCCGGGCTCCTGGAACGCGCGACTGCGATGCTGAACAAAGCAGAGGCCGCGCGTCTTGGCGGAATCCGTTCCAGGGACAAGCGCGAGGAGTTTCTGCTCTCGCGGCTCATGGTGAAAACGGTTGCGGGGGCGCTTTTCGAAGTCGACCGTCGCGGGGTTTCCCTTGTCGCGACCCGCGGCGCGCCCCCCAGCCTGGCCGGCACGGGGACGCCGGAAATTCACGCAAGCCTTTCCCACTGCCCCGGCGCCTTCGCCCTGGCGCTGACGCGTGAACATCCTCCGGGGGTCGATATCGAGCCCGAAGGGAGGGTGCGCCTCTCGATCGCCCGGCGATTCTTTCCACCGCGGGAATACATGCGGCTCGCCGCGCACAAGGACCCGGTAACCGACGCAACTGCGCACTGGACGCTCAAAGAAGCGTACGCGAAGGCCGCCGGCATCCCGCTTATGGCCGCAATGCGTGCGGTGAGCTTCTGTCATGAAGGGGGCGTCTACCGGATCGAGGATTCCGGTACATCAAAAGGCGGCGATTGGTCGTTCGAGAGCGTCCGGGTGTTAGGGGGATTTCGACTCTCCATCGCGATCTCCGGGGGCGGGGGGGCCAATATACTGGAATTCGAGGAACCGGCGCTCCTGCTCGGAAGTCGCCACGGATGCATTAATTAAATGCCGGGGGCTTGTCTACACGAGGTCTTCCGGCTCTGCATCGCCCACGGCATCGGCAGCTTTTTCTTCTGCCGGTTCTTCTTTTACAAGCTCCTCCTTCGCCGGTTCTTCCCGCTGTGCCAATCCCGCGCTTTCCAGGAACTCGTCATAGTTCACCTCGGAGAGCGGATCGAGCTCCTTGATCTGGCACCCGATCTTGATGATCTTGTTTTCAAGAATCGCGATATTGCGTACGGACGCTATGCATGTAGCCTTCTTGTTGCCGGGCAGAATAATGTCGAAGACGACCTGGCTCCCTTCGCGGAAATAGCGGATGAACCTGCGCTCCTTGAAAACGATTCCCACCCCTCCCTTCGAAAGGTCGGATACCAGGAACTTCTCCTCGGGAACAGGAAATAGCTTCGA is part of the Spirochaetota bacterium genome and encodes:
- a CDS encoding 4'-phosphopantetheinyl transferase superfamily protein; protein product: MHASWMEMRTALARGRAVCVACGAGARDPGLLERATAMLNKAEAARLGGIRSRDKREEFLLSRLMVKTVAGALFEVDRRGVSLVATRGAPPSLAGTGTPEIHASLSHCPGAFALALTREHPPGVDIEPEGRVRLSIARRFFPPREYMRLAAHKDPVTDATAHWTLKEAYAKAAGIPLMAAMRAVSFCHEGGVYRIEDSGTSKGGDWSFESVRVLGGFRLSIAISGGGGANILEFEEPALLLGSRHGCIN
- a CDS encoding carboxypeptidase regulatory-like domain-containing protein codes for the protein MKTMKLFFLALLLTCMAGCSYDMSDVIGDHESNVLDPSKGFDSQGTDALVYGKVTCVGAIDAGATVTVHDDGGTLGEPVMTDANGMYGVRFNVVAFAYNVQIDVSGTCSVLNEPVSSMIDEGESVRKDVVLP